The sequence ATTAAGGCAAATATGAAATACATTATAGAAATAGTAGTTTTTTGTATCAGTTTGATCTATATTGATTGCGCTAAAAGACCACAAGTCACGCTAAAAGAGTTTGACATTAAAACTCCTGAAGGACTTTTTAATGAAGGAAAATATTATCTAAAAAACAAAAATTTTGAGTATGCATTGAGGTCATTTTACACTTTGGTTGAAGATTTTCCAACCGATTCTTTAGCCGATGATGCCCAGTTTCTTATTGCTGAAATTTTAGCTAATCCTAAAAATCCAAATTTTAACATTCGTGAAGCAATATCGGAATACGAAAATTTAATTAAAAACCATTCGGAAAGCCCGCTAGTACCCAAGGCAAAAAAACAATTGGCAAAATTACAGAAATTAAATGAAAGCAACCAGAAAAGGTAATGAAAACGATTATTGTTAACAGCTACCGCATAAACCCAGAAGAAAAAATTGCTCACTATATTGAGTGTGTTAGTAAACACAGTGATTTTGTAGTCATAACAGATGTTCGGATATACGACTTCGACGTTACAGATTATGATGCATTAATTCTTTCTGGCTCACCAGACCTGGTTAGTCGTGGTGGTTTTTCTAAATCATATCTTGAATTTTTAAAATACAATCGATTACCGACATTAGGAATTTGCTACGGACATCAATTATTAGCTAAAGCATTTGGTGCTGATATAAATTCTCATAGATGTCGCATTGAAGGTGAAGTGACCGTTAGAATCGTTAAGCCTGACCCAATTTTCGAGGGTTTACCAACAGAATTTTTGGTTCAGGAAAGTCATCAAGAATATGTAGAAAAGTCTTCATTAGCCCGTGCCGGTTTTGAGCTTTTGGCTGTTTCTGACTCTTGCGAGGTAGAAGCAATTAAACACATCGAATACTGTCTTTATGGGGTCCAGTTTCACCCTGAACGTTCGGGTTCTAATGGACAATTAATATTTGATAATTTCTTCGCAATTATTAAAAAATTACGCGGGATAATTTAGACAAGATAAAGCGTTAATAGATAATAAAATAACGGAATTGTTATAATTAAACTGTCAATACGGTCTAAAAACCCACCGTGTGCGCCTAGTACCGAGGAACTATCTTTAACTCCTGCTCCCCGTTTAATGCCCGATTCCAACAAATCACCTAACAGGGCGCCGCAACCGAGGAGAAAGCCGGTATAAAAACTTTTTACTGACGAAAAATTAAATATTTGTCTTAAATAAAATACGGAAAAAATTATTCCCAAAACAATTCCGGCAATAAAACCTTCGTAAGTCTTTTTGGGACTAATTTGCGGTGCCAAATAATGTTTGCCGATTAAGCTACCGACAATATAGCCAGCGGTATCGTTTATCCAGGTAAATGCCAAGGGATACAAAACAAGCAAAAATCGTTTAATCAGTAACCAATCTCGGTTCCAAATCCAATCTTTAAGATAAACCAGATGGGTTGGTAAAAACCCTAAATAAAGCATTGAAAACAAAATATAAGGAACGAAACTTAAAATTTTTTTTTGAACGCATAGCGTATAAATAAACACTCCCGCTACTAAAAGTAAGTACCATAGAAATGATTTAGTAAAATAGTATAGTAATGGGAAAAGCGCGTTGATTGTAATCAGCAGCCATTTGGGAGAAATAATTCCATGTCTTAAGAATAAATTGTAAAGCTCATTAGTTGCTAAAATAATCCATAGGACACTAAAGATAACCACAAGCCAAACCGGTCCATAGAGGACTAAAAAGACCAACAATACCAATGCTAACCCAATTAGAGTTCGTTCACCAAGTTTAGCAATTTTAGCGGACATTATATCTTTGGAAGGTTGTCGTCTTCCACTCTTCCAAATCGTCGTCGTCGACGGGCATACTCTAAAAGAGCATCATATAGATCGTCTTCTGTAAAGTTAGGCCATAAGGCATCGGTGAAATAAAATTCAGTATAAGCTAGTTGCCATAGCAAAAAATTAGAAATGCGTTTCTCGCCTCCGGTTCGAATTAAAAGATCTGGATCAGGGATTTGAGGGTCGTAAAGAAAATTTCGGAAACTCTCCGGTGACAACATATCGGGATCGAAATTAGAGTTAATTATCTTTTTTACAGCCTCGACAATTTCATAGCGCCCACCATAGCTTAAAGCCAGAATTAAAATCAATCCGGTATTGCTCTGGGTTTTATTTATCAATTGATTTAAATTTTTTTGAACCCCGGGTGGAAGTCTATTAATTTGGCCAATTGCACGAACTTGGATATTATTTTTCATAAGTTCTTTCTCCTCGCTTATTAACCGGTGCTGTAAAATTTCCATTAATTTATCAACTTCCTTTTGAGGGCGAAACCAGTTCTCAGTAGAGAAGACATACAAGGTAAGATATTTAATGCCCCATTGGCCACAGGCCCGAACAATTTTTCTTACGGTTTCTACTCCACGGCGATGCCCAAAATATCTCGGTAGGCCTCTCGCTTTAGCCCATCGGCCGTTCCCATCCATTATTATCGCTATGTGAGTAGGAAGGACATTAGGTAGTTTATAGTTTTTAAGACTCACAAAATAATTTTAACTATTTTTCTAAAATTTCTTTTTCTTTTTTAGCGAACAGGTCGTCAATTATTTTAATATGTTCATCGGTAATTTCTTGGATTTTTTTGGCAGCTCGTTCCGAATCATCTTCAGAAATTTCTTTTTCTTTTTCTAATTTTTTTATCTGCTCATTGCTATCCCGCCGGATATTACGAATCGCTACCTTGGCTTCTTCAGTTAATTTGTGGCATAGTTTTACAAGTTCTTTTCGTCGTTCTTCAGATAATGGAGGTATTGGCACTCGTAAAAAATTACTTTCGACAATTGGATTGAGACCAATTTCAGCTTTAAGGATTGCCTTTTCAATTTCGCTGAGGACACTTCGGTCCCAGGGCTGCACAATTAAAGTTTTGGGATCTGCCGCTTGGATTGACGCAATCTGCTTTAAGGGTACTAGGGAGCCGTAATAATTTACTTTAATTTCTTCAAGAATTGCCGGTGAAGCGCGGGCCGTTCGAATTTTTGATAGTTCTAAAGCTAATACATCAGTAGTTTTTCGCATCTTTTCTTTGGTTTGCTTATATATATTCTCTAACATATGACACTCCCAACCATTTCTCCGTTTAAAAGTTTTGTTAAATTTGTCGGATGAAAAACATTAAAAACAACGATCGGTATTTTATGGTCTTTTAGTAATACTAGGGCAGTTTGGTCTAAAATTTTTAAATTAAGTTTTAAGGCTTCTTCATAGCTGATTTTCGTAAAAATTTTGGCATTCTTATCAGCTCGAGGGTCACCGGTGTAAACCCCATCAACATTG comes from candidate division WOR-3 bacterium and encodes:
- a CDS encoding gamma-glutamyl-gamma-aminobutyrate hydrolase family protein (Members of this family of hydrolases with an active site Cys residue belong to MEROPS family C26.); its protein translation is MKTIIVNSYRINPEEKIAHYIECVSKHSDFVVITDVRIYDFDVTDYDALILSGSPDLVSRGGFSKSYLEFLKYNRLPTLGICYGHQLLAKAFGADINSHRCRIEGEVTVRIVKPDPIFEGLPTEFLVQESHQEYVEKSSLARAGFELLAVSDSCEVEAIKHIEYCLYGVQFHPERSGSNGQLIFDNFFAIIKKLRGII
- a CDS encoding CDP-archaeol synthase; protein product: MSAKIAKLGERTLIGLALVLLVFLVLYGPVWLVVIFSVLWIILATNELYNLFLRHGIISPKWLLITINALFPLLYYFTKSFLWYLLLVAGVFIYTLCVQKKILSFVPYILFSMLYLGFLPTHLVYLKDWIWNRDWLLIKRFLLVLYPLAFTWINDTAGYIVGSLIGKHYLAPQISPKKTYEGFIAGIVLGIIFSVFYLRQIFNFSSVKSFYTGFLLGCGALLGDLLESGIKRGAGVKDSSSVLGAHGGFLDRIDSLIITIPLFYYLLTLYLV
- a CDS encoding isoprenyl transferase produces the protein MSLKNYKLPNVLPTHIAIIMDGNGRWAKARGLPRYFGHRRGVETVRKIVRACGQWGIKYLTLYVFSTENWFRPQKEVDKLMEILQHRLISEEKELMKNNIQVRAIGQINRLPPGVQKNLNQLINKTQSNTGLILILALSYGGRYEIVEAVKKIINSNFDPDMLSPESFRNFLYDPQIPDPDLLIRTGGEKRISNFLLWQLAYTEFYFTDALWPNFTEDDLYDALLEYARRRRRFGRVEDDNLPKI
- the frr gene encoding ribosome recycling factor encodes the protein MLENIYKQTKEKMRKTTDVLALELSKIRTARASPAILEEIKVNYYGSLVPLKQIASIQAADPKTLIVQPWDRSVLSEIEKAILKAEIGLNPIVESNFLRVPIPPLSEERRKELVKLCHKLTEEAKVAIRNIRRDSNEQIKKLEKEKEISEDDSERAAKKIQEITDEHIKIIDDLFAKKEKEILEK